One Herbaspirillum rubrisubalbicans genomic window carries:
- a CDS encoding glycosyltransferase family 4 protein, producing the protein MNVLFVHQNFPGQFRHLAKHLASSSEHRVIALTMSETAAIDGVTCVKHQIHAPATQPHPHLQEFNTQVYRGQSTAQAALRLRKKGFIPDLIWAHPGWGEALFLKDVFPEAKMVCYQEFFYRADGSDVNFDPEYPCMGMEAQWHLRVRNSVHLHALEAADASYSPTYWQRNQYPSLYREKIAVLHDGIDTDLIKPDDGAWLELEQGRKLTAQDEVITFVNRNLEPYRGFHMFMRALPELLWRRPNAHVVIVGGDGVSYGAKLPSGTSYREKFLAELGGEIDRSRVSFLGQIPYGHYISLLQISACHVYLTYPFVLSWSLLESMSAGVPLLASATAPVKEVVEDGVNGLLVDFFSPQELVEKACTLLSNRELGRALGIQARQSVRERYDLQRVCLPEQLKLMRQVVEKQPRSRLPGESEYDLPSSQKLVLQ; encoded by the coding sequence ATGAACGTATTGTTCGTCCATCAGAATTTCCCCGGGCAATTCCGTCATTTGGCCAAGCATCTGGCGAGTTCGTCGGAACATCGCGTGATTGCCTTAACCATGAGTGAGACCGCAGCTATCGATGGCGTAACCTGTGTAAAGCATCAGATCCATGCCCCGGCGACACAGCCCCATCCGCATCTTCAGGAATTCAATACGCAAGTCTATCGTGGGCAGTCTACGGCGCAAGCGGCGTTACGTCTGCGCAAGAAGGGATTTATCCCGGATCTGATCTGGGCGCATCCAGGCTGGGGAGAAGCACTATTTCTGAAAGACGTGTTCCCTGAAGCAAAGATGGTGTGCTATCAGGAGTTCTTCTATCGAGCCGATGGCAGTGATGTTAACTTTGATCCTGAGTATCCCTGCATGGGGATGGAGGCGCAATGGCATCTGCGTGTACGTAACAGTGTGCATCTACATGCACTGGAAGCAGCCGATGCCAGCTACAGCCCAACCTATTGGCAACGCAACCAGTATCCCTCGCTTTACCGGGAAAAAATCGCAGTCCTGCACGACGGCATCGATACAGATCTGATCAAGCCTGACGATGGTGCTTGGCTGGAGCTGGAGCAGGGGCGAAAGTTGACGGCGCAAGATGAGGTCATCACTTTCGTGAATCGCAATCTGGAGCCGTATCGCGGATTCCACATGTTCATGCGGGCCTTGCCGGAGTTGTTATGGCGGCGTCCTAATGCCCATGTAGTGATCGTCGGCGGAGATGGAGTGAGCTACGGAGCAAAACTTCCCAGCGGGACGAGTTATCGCGAGAAGTTTCTGGCAGAACTGGGAGGAGAAATCGATCGCTCACGCGTGTCCTTTCTGGGTCAAATTCCTTACGGTCATTACATCAGTCTTCTGCAAATATCAGCTTGCCACGTCTATCTGACCTATCCCTTCGTCTTGTCTTGGTCGTTGCTAGAAAGTATGAGTGCTGGAGTCCCGTTGTTGGCCTCGGCGACAGCTCCAGTCAAGGAAGTCGTCGAGGACGGCGTCAATGGGTTACTAGTCGATTTCTTTTCCCCACAGGAGTTGGTGGAGAAAGCCTGCACTTTGCTGAGTAATAGGGAGTTGGGACGTGCCTTGGGGATACAGGCCCGCCAGTCTGTTCGCGAAAGGTATGACCTGCAGCGAGTTTGCTTGCCGGAACAACTGAAATTGATGCGGCAGGTCGTGGAGAAACAACCGCGATCGCGGCTGCCTGGAGAATCTGAGTATGACCTGCCGTCATCTCAAAAACTAGTTCTTCAATAA
- a CDS encoding recombinase family protein translates to MIISAGPRLSKYLGGEEMIAGYARVSTEEQNLELQIQSLRARGCEIIYKDWGVSGAISSRPGLDEAIANLRAGDTLIVWRLDRLGRSLTHLTQLLEYFAKKGIGFSSVTEHMDTSSAGGRLIFHVMAALAEFERSLISERTRAGMACAKSAGKVIGRRPSLSNEQCEEALKLIKQASWSIPAVSEHFGIHPKTLARLLKNM, encoded by the coding sequence ATGATCATATCGGCTGGACCAAGGCTTTCTAAATATCTTGGGGGGGAAGAGATGATCGCAGGATATGCTCGTGTTTCAACCGAAGAGCAAAATCTTGAACTTCAAATTCAGTCACTCAGGGCAAGAGGCTGTGAGATCATTTACAAAGATTGGGGCGTGTCCGGCGCAATTTCGTCAAGACCCGGGCTAGATGAAGCAATCGCAAACCTCCGAGCCGGAGATACTCTGATTGTTTGGAGACTGGATCGGCTTGGCCGCTCCCTGACTCATCTGACTCAGTTGCTCGAGTATTTCGCCAAAAAGGGAATCGGTTTTTCTTCTGTTACTGAACACATGGATACATCTTCCGCAGGTGGTAGATTGATTTTCCACGTGATGGCTGCATTGGCAGAATTCGAGCGCTCTTTAATTAGTGAGCGCACAAGAGCAGGTATGGCGTGCGCCAAGAGTGCAGGAAAAGTCATAGGACGCCGCCCATCCCTTTCCAATGAACAATGTGAAGAGGCACTAAAGCTAATCAAACAAGCATCTTGGTCTATTCCAGCTGTCTCCGAACACTTTGGAATTCACCCAAAAACGCTGGCGAGACTACTAAAAAATATGTGA
- a CDS encoding dienelactone hydrolase family protein yields MTSDNLDKAARDLSALGEWYMPSSIPNGRAALVLHEAPGITANVKRRCATLAAMGYIAFAPQLHRVSHSLTRNEANRAVTNLQNDPEQMRRLVKQNLEHLCQVAGVSPTNVAVIGYCFGGMAALELARSGEKVAAVLSFHGLLSTKLPAQTGKVSAPILICTGGLDELVPIQDVMSFHQEMTRAEARWEMIIYGHAKHSFTNLDANTFGDRRMRHDAYSDEKSWSAALAFLATAYA; encoded by the coding sequence ATGACGTCGGACAATCTCGACAAGGCGGCAAGAGATCTCTCAGCGCTCGGCGAATGGTATATGCCCTCAAGCATACCCAACGGACGGGCTGCACTGGTGCTGCACGAGGCACCGGGGATTACCGCTAATGTCAAAAGACGTTGTGCGACGCTTGCTGCCATGGGATATATCGCTTTTGCGCCGCAGCTGCATCGTGTTTCCCATTCATTGACCAGGAACGAGGCCAACCGGGCAGTTACCAACCTGCAGAACGATCCAGAACAGATGCGTCGCCTGGTAAAGCAGAATCTTGAACATCTTTGCCAAGTCGCCGGAGTGTCACCAACAAATGTAGCAGTGATTGGATATTGTTTCGGAGGGATGGCTGCTTTGGAACTAGCGCGTTCTGGAGAAAAAGTCGCAGCCGTACTTAGTTTTCATGGATTACTCTCCACCAAATTGCCGGCACAGACCGGAAAAGTATCAGCCCCCATCCTTATCTGCACCGGCGGGTTGGACGAACTCGTTCCGATTCAAGATGTCATGTCATTTCATCAGGAAATGACGAGAGCCGAAGCTCGTTGGGAGATGATCATCTATGGTCATGCCAAACATAGCTTCACCAATTTGGATGCTAATACGTTTGGTGATAGACGTATGCGCCATGACGCTTATTCCGACGAAAAATCCTGGTCGGCAGCACTTGCGTTTCTGGCAACCGCCTATGCTTAA
- a CDS encoding alkene reductase: MPTPASLFDPIQLGAIRAPNRIFMAPMTRGRATREHLPTPLMAEYYAQRASAGLIISEAIGITQQGLGWAYAPGIWSAEQVAAWRTVTDAVHLAGGRIMAQLWHMGRLVHPSFAQGAQAVSASATTAPGQAHTYAGKLPNVAARPLRIEEIPKLLEEFRQSARNALQAGFDGVQIHAANGYLIDQFLRDSANLRADIYGGSIQNRIRLLNEVTNAVADTIGADRTSVRLSPNSETLGVTDSNPLPLYLEAISSLSSIGISCLELREPPLNGTFGTGYLPPMASQLRSAFKGPVILNADFDISRAQDQLQTGVGDAITFGRLFIANPDLPERVAQNAPLRESDQSTWFSQGPVGYLDYPTYSAELSQSGEPK; the protein is encoded by the coding sequence ATGCCCACGCCCGCCTCTCTTTTCGATCCGATCCAATTGGGTGCCATCCGTGCACCTAATCGCATTTTTATGGCACCAATGACGCGTGGCCGTGCCACTCGCGAACACCTCCCGACACCTTTGATGGCGGAATATTATGCGCAACGCGCCAGTGCTGGTCTGATCATCAGCGAAGCAATAGGCATCACGCAACAAGGCCTTGGCTGGGCCTATGCACCAGGTATCTGGTCAGCAGAACAAGTCGCCGCCTGGCGGACCGTGACTGATGCGGTACATCTTGCTGGCGGAAGAATCATGGCACAACTCTGGCATATGGGACGTCTGGTCCACCCCAGCTTCGCCCAAGGTGCACAAGCAGTTTCTGCCTCTGCCACCACCGCCCCTGGGCAGGCACATACCTATGCAGGGAAGCTTCCCAACGTCGCCGCACGGCCTCTGCGTATCGAGGAAATTCCCAAACTACTGGAAGAATTCCGCCAGAGCGCGCGTAATGCCCTCCAAGCAGGTTTCGATGGTGTTCAAATTCATGCCGCGAACGGATATCTGATTGACCAGTTCCTTCGTGATAGCGCCAACCTGCGCGCTGACATTTATGGTGGCTCTATCCAGAATCGCATTCGTTTGCTTAACGAGGTAACTAACGCGGTGGCGGACACCATCGGTGCTGATCGCACCAGTGTGCGACTATCGCCAAATAGCGAAACCCTAGGGGTGACGGATAGCAATCCCCTCCCCCTCTATTTAGAAGCAATCTCTAGCTTGTCGTCCATCGGTATTTCATGTCTTGAACTACGCGAACCACCTTTAAATGGAACGTTTGGGACCGGATATTTGCCACCAATGGCATCTCAACTCCGCAGCGCATTCAAAGGGCCAGTCATCTTAAATGCAGACTTCGATATTTCAAGAGCACAGGATCAACTTCAAACCGGTGTCGGCGATGCTATCACTTTCGGCCGACTGTTCATTGCCAATCCGGATCTTCCGGAACGCGTCGCCCAAAATGCACCTTTAAGAGAATCTGACCAGTCAACCTGGTTCTCTCAGGGGCCAGTTGGCTATCTAGACTATCCTACCTATTCCGCAGAACTCTCCCAATCAGGAGAGCCAAAATGA
- a CDS encoding LysR family transcriptional regulator, with product MTEHIGIEGLTGLIAFARVASQGSFTAAARTLSISPSAVTKSIQRLETRLGLRLFTRTTRSLTLTPEGIDLHGKVLRLLQALDEIEQFAATVHAEPAGTLKVAAPLPIGTHVLGPALSTLRLRYPRLSIDLRLADRYVDLVAEGIDIAVRVGDLPDSGLMGRILAPNSLGFYASPGYLAQRGTPKHHDELLLHDTANFRYQSSGYPLRWQFRKGEKTVDITPQANIVADTSDALLAVLVGGGGIGVLATYIASAAVRRGELVPLLRDYRLECTNISVVWPESRRNNPNVRAFISFLSEIFDFKKTHSEERKH from the coding sequence ATGACGGAACATATTGGAATTGAAGGCCTTACCGGCCTGATCGCGTTTGCACGCGTAGCGTCGCAGGGGAGTTTTACGGCCGCTGCACGAACGCTGTCGATATCGCCATCGGCGGTGACAAAGAGCATTCAGCGGCTGGAGACGCGCTTGGGACTGCGTTTGTTCACGCGTACCACGCGTTCATTGACTTTGACGCCGGAAGGGATTGATCTGCATGGAAAAGTGCTGCGGCTGTTGCAGGCACTCGATGAAATAGAACAGTTTGCGGCCACGGTTCACGCGGAGCCTGCCGGCACGTTGAAAGTGGCCGCACCTCTACCCATTGGCACTCATGTGCTAGGTCCCGCGTTGTCTACATTGCGTTTGCGTTATCCGCGGTTATCAATTGATTTACGCTTGGCAGATCGTTATGTCGACCTGGTCGCTGAGGGCATCGATATTGCGGTTCGAGTAGGAGACTTACCCGACTCCGGCCTAATGGGGCGCATTCTGGCACCGAATTCGCTAGGCTTTTATGCATCTCCTGGTTATCTTGCGCAGCGCGGTACACCAAAGCATCATGACGAGTTGCTTCTGCACGACACGGCTAATTTTCGGTACCAAAGTTCTGGGTACCCATTGCGCTGGCAGTTCAGGAAGGGGGAGAAAACGGTGGATATCACGCCTCAGGCCAATATCGTCGCAGACACAAGCGATGCCCTTTTGGCCGTCTTAGTTGGCGGAGGTGGGATAGGCGTGCTGGCGACCTACATCGCTTCGGCCGCAGTTCGGCGTGGAGAGTTGGTCCCCCTTTTACGAGACTATCGCCTTGAATGTACGAATATCAGTGTCGTTTGGCCGGAAAGTCGGCGTAACAATCCGAATGTTCGAGCATTCATTAGTTTTCTGAGTGAGATTTTTGATTTTAAAAAGACCCATTCAGAGGAACGTAAACATTAG
- a CDS encoding HU family DNA-binding protein, which translates to MSKVHALKKEGRFSFADLGTFSVTERAARKGRNPATGEPIKIKASKSVRFKPAPALKEQIAKVKLKK; encoded by the coding sequence TTGTCGAAGGTTCATGCGCTCAAAAAGGAAGGACGCTTTTCCTTTGCAGATTTGGGAACATTTTCGGTCACAGAACGCGCCGCCCGAAAAGGACGTAATCCTGCAACAGGTGAACCGATCAAGATCAAAGCATCTAAGTCCGTACGGTTCAAGCCCGCGCCGGCGCTGAAGGAGCAGATTGCAAAGGTAAAACTCAAAAAATAA
- a CDS encoding ImmA/IrrE family metallo-endopeptidase, with translation MATNLILSARTSQDIDGRVERIIKGLGNPEPPLHLEDVRELLKLDLAFYTADDPGILSESISKIRVAGQQILKRPSLLKEAIKKWSLKALYLPDRKRILLDSDLPPLKHRWNEAHEIGHSLIPWHEEFMHGDNSHTVSPECSEHIEAEANYAAGRLLFFRERFVTEARSVPPNLQSVQRLHKAYGNTFSSTLYRYIECVGQEIPYVGIISGHPHISRRAIDFNPSKPCKHFVRSTAFAKSFSKLAETDLFRILEGYCGSQRGGPLGADVAELVDDNGDIHRFGFETFFNRYDGLTLGVYLGPKITKIFMPGI, from the coding sequence ATGGCGACTAATTTAATCCTATCTGCAAGGACGAGCCAAGATATTGATGGACGTGTAGAACGCATCATCAAAGGACTTGGAAATCCGGAGCCGCCATTGCATCTCGAGGACGTCCGTGAGTTACTAAAGTTAGACTTGGCGTTCTACACTGCTGACGATCCAGGGATTCTTAGCGAATCGATCAGCAAGATTAGAGTAGCGGGGCAGCAAATTCTTAAACGCCCCTCTCTTCTGAAGGAGGCGATAAAAAAATGGTCGCTTAAGGCGCTATATCTTCCTGACCGCAAACGAATACTGCTGGATAGCGATCTGCCACCTCTAAAGCACCGATGGAATGAGGCGCATGAAATTGGACACAGCTTGATACCGTGGCACGAAGAATTCATGCACGGAGACAATAGCCATACAGTTTCACCGGAATGCTCGGAACATATCGAAGCTGAGGCCAACTACGCTGCCGGTAGATTACTTTTTTTTCGGGAGCGTTTCGTGACTGAAGCTCGATCGGTACCTCCCAATCTGCAGTCTGTTCAACGCCTACATAAAGCCTATGGGAATACCTTTTCCTCGACCCTTTATCGCTACATCGAATGCGTCGGCCAAGAGATACCATATGTAGGCATAATTTCCGGTCATCCACATATTTCGCGTCGTGCAATTGATTTCAACCCATCAAAGCCATGTAAGCATTTTGTCCGTTCAACCGCCTTTGCCAAAAGTTTCAGCAAATTAGCGGAAACAGATCTATTCAGGATTCTTGAAGGCTATTGCGGAAGCCAGCGGGGCGGCCCCTTGGGAGCCGATGTCGCTGAACTTGTTGACGATAATGGAGACATACACCGTTTCGGATTTGAAACATTCTTTAATCGATACGATGGACTGACACTTGGCGTTTATCTTGGTCCTAAAATCACCAAAATTTTTATGCCAGGCATCTAA
- a CDS encoding helix-turn-helix domain-containing protein — translation MKFEFSRDWCIRMARFDTGESVSAGPLALDPDPKSVLAMLSSLELERPNIVFGRFINLLRRNKKLSREALAEKVDIDISELFEIETDNNYSPEPRSVYQLAKFFDLPKNLLMQISGLTTQRNAYVMNAAVRFAARSDTSTELSPEEKAALEAFIAVLNDQKIR, via the coding sequence ATGAAATTCGAATTCTCAAGAGACTGGTGCATTCGAATGGCTCGCTTCGATACCGGCGAGTCGGTAAGCGCGGGCCCATTAGCGTTGGATCCTGATCCGAAAAGTGTATTAGCAATGCTCTCAAGTTTGGAGCTAGAGAGGCCAAACATCGTATTCGGCCGCTTCATAAATCTTTTAAGAAGAAATAAGAAACTCTCTAGAGAAGCACTTGCCGAAAAAGTCGATATAGATATTTCTGAGCTTTTTGAGATTGAAACTGACAATAACTATTCACCTGAACCAAGAAGCGTCTATCAATTGGCCAAATTCTTTGATCTTCCAAAGAATCTGCTCATGCAAATATCAGGTCTAACAACTCAACGAAATGCTTATGTTATGAACGCAGCTGTTAGATTTGCCGCGCGCTCCGATACATCTACTGAACTATCCCCAGAGGAAAAGGCAGCTCTTGAAGCATTTATAGCAGTTCTAAACGACCAAAAAATAAGATAA
- a CDS encoding transcriptional regulator, translated as MAQAKKTMTLNLTDAEMNALEELSERKDLSKTQVVRQALKLYQMVEMRVERGDKLFFENGAQERSELVMML; from the coding sequence ATGGCGCAAGCCAAAAAGACGATGACGCTGAATCTCACCGACGCAGAGATGAATGCGCTGGAAGAGCTCAGCGAGAGAAAGGATCTTAGTAAGACCCAAGTAGTAAGGCAGGCATTGAAGCTCTACCAAATGGTAGAGATGCGTGTCGAACGGGGCGACAAACTATTTTTTGAAAACGGAGCTCAGGAGAGATCCGAACTGGTAATGATGCTATGA